A section of the Branchiostoma lanceolatum isolate klBraLanc5 chromosome 19, klBraLanc5.hap2, whole genome shotgun sequence genome encodes:
- the LOC136425779 gene encoding defensin, isoforms B and C-like isoform X3, whose protein sequence is MKFLIFAIVLAVLANAEAAPRFKPKMAPQPRITCDLLSFSFAGASFGDSACAAHCLILGYRGGYCNGQNVCTCR, encoded by the exons ATGAAGTTCCTCATCTTTGCGATCGTGCTGGCCGTTCTGGCTAATGCCGAG GCCGCCCCGAGGTTCAAGCCCAAGATGGCTCCCCAGCCCCGCAT CACCTGCGATCTTCTGAGCTTCAGCTTCGCAGGAGCTAGTTTCGGCGACTCCGCATGCGCAGCTCACTGTCTCATTCTGGGCTACAGAGGTGGATACTGCAACGGCCAGAAC GTGTGCACCTGCCGCTAG
- the LOC136425779 gene encoding defensin, isoforms B and C-like isoform X1, with translation MKFLIFAIVLAVLANAEAAPRLKPKVAPQPRITCDLLSFTIAGANFGDSACAAHCLILGYRGGYCNGQNVCTCR, from the exons ATGAAGTTCCTCATCTTTGCGATCGTGCTGGCCGTTCTGGCTAATGCCGAG GCCGCCCCGAGGTTGAAGCCCAAGGTGGCTCCCCAGCCCCGCAT CACCTGCGATCTTCTGAGCTTCACCATCGCAGGAGCCAACTTCGGCGACTCCGCATGCGCAGCCCACTGCCTCATTCTGGGTTACAGAGGCGGATACTGCAACGGCCAAAAC gTGTGCACCTGCCGCTAG
- the LOC136425795 gene encoding uncharacterized protein — protein sequence MRIQSVFVRGVPILGLLLVLLFIRSKPTILHGDINKMLPNQIGPRITQQQDRIKDGDAILSGNGQPTISKEINQVLVNRMPPNKDGRQDMIKDGNAASSANGQSIIVEEEDKALPNQNPPRKDVRQEKGTDDNAASNANEQPITKEKGKALPNQSLPNKDESHKDETRMEVKSINDNAASSANVQPVVSKEKDTVLPNQKPPNNDGGQENVLIPKEKDEVLPNQNPPQKDGRRNIVSGENAASGSGPTASEKTGAHIFNRRPIYEVGDELLIKIVARDAFSRPKTTGGDYFTTQLFSTSPIQASTAGKITDYGNGTYIARFVLGWPGLVTAQVRLIHSSEAVNILKKSRSHKIRRFYSCSFFDATSNNTEWTSCTFNQNEKADYSRNICDFSEPVINVTWYCHKPKNAPCEAPIECRQDRNKSLGVEDVFTKEEKAFLEGDRVEVQANISVIVKERDKGTERKVLLKCGPRLPEPASEGYWYNALRHMVFAPLPSSAWVRPRISHSLSS from the exons ATGCGGATTCAGAGTGTGTTTGTGAGAGGGGTACCGATACTGGGATTGCTACTTGTACTGCTGTTTATAAGAAGT aaaCCCACGATCCTTCACGGTGATATAAACAAAATGCTTCCCAATCAGATTGGACCACGAATAACGCAACAGCAAGACAGGATTAAAGATGGCGACGCTATCCTCAGCGGGAATGGCCAACCAACCATCTCCAAAGAAATTAACCAAGTGTTAGTAAACCGGATGCCCCCGAACAAAGATGGCCGACAAGACATGATTAAAGATGGCAACGCTGCCTCCAGCGCAAATGGCCAATCAATCATCGTAGAAGAAGAGGACAAAGCGTTACCCAATCAGAATCCCCCACGCAAAGATGTACGGCAAGAGAAGGGCACAGACGATAACGCTGCCTCCAATGCAAATGAGCAACCAATCACCAAAGAAAAGGGAAAGGCGTTACCCAATCAGAGCCTTCCAAACAAGGATGAAAGTCATAAAGATGAAACAAGGATGGAAGTCAAAAGTATAAATGACAACGCTGCTTCCAGTGCAAATGTCCAACCAGTCGTCTCGAAAGAAAAGGACACAGTACTACCCAATCAGAAACCCCCAAACAACGATGGAGGGCAGGAAAATGTGCTTATCCCCAAAGAAAAGGACGAAGTGTTACCCAATCAGAACCCTCCACAGAAAGATGGACGGCGAAACATAGTTTCAGGTGAAAACGCTGCCTCCGGTAGCGGCCCAACCGCCTCTGAGAAAACAGGTGCGCACATTTTCAACCGTAGGCCAATATACGAAGTAGGAGACGAACTGTTGATTAAAATAGTTGCTAGAGATGCATTTTCTCGTCCGAAAACTACCGGCGGAGACTATTTTACCACTCAACTGTTCAGCACATCTCCTATTCAGGCTAGCACCGCTGGTAAAATCACAGATTACGGCAACGGGACCTACATCGCCCGCTTTGTCCTCGGTTGGCCTGGCTTGGTGACTGCCCAAGTCCGATTGATCCACTCCAGCGAAGCAGTCAACATCCTCAAGAAAAGTCGAAGCCACAAGATAAGACGTTTTTACTCCTGTTCCTTCTTCGATGCGACGTCGAACAATACCGAGTGGACTAGCTGCACTTTTAACCAAAACGAGAAGGCGGACTATAGTAGGAACATTTGTGATTTTTCGGAACCTGTTATAAACGTTACGTGGTATTGTCATAAACCGAAGAATGCTCCATGTGAGGCTCCGATCGAGTGCAGACAGGACAGGAACAAGTCTCTTGGAGTCGAAGACGTCTTCACAAAAGAGGAGAAGGCTTTTCTTGAAGG GGACAGAGTGGAGGTTCAAGCAAACATCAGTGTGATTGTCAAAGAAAGAG ATAAAGGGACAGAGCGTAAAGTCCTACTAAAATGTGGACCCCGTCTTCCCGAACCGGCATCAGAAGGGTACTGGTACAACGCGTTACGGCACATGGTATTCGCTCCGCTGCCGAGTTCAGCATGGGTTCGACCGAGAATCAGCCATTCGCTGTCTTCGTAA
- the LOC136425779 gene encoding defensin, isoforms B and C-like isoform X2 produces MKFLIVAIVLAVLANAEAAPRFKPKMAPQPRITCDLLSFSFAGASFGDSACAAHCLILGYRGGYCNGQNVCTCR; encoded by the exons ATGAAGTTCCTCATCGTTGCGATCGTGCTGGCCGTTTTGGCTAATGCTGAG GCCGCCCCGAGGTTCAAGCCCAAGATGGCTCCCCAGCCCCGCAT CACCTGCGATCTTCTGAGCTTCAGCTTCGCAGGAGCTAGTTTCGGCGACTCCGCATGCGCAGCTCACTGTCTCATTCTGGGCTACAGAGGTGGATACTGCAACGGCCAGAAC GTGTGCACCTGCCGCTAG